The genomic segment GGTGTCGGCATGCCGGTGCCAGATGAACTCGCCTTCTAGCCGGGCGATTTTGAACTGGTAGTCGTTCATTTCGGCGACGACCTTTTGTGCCCACTGGTCCCGGAACAGCGCGAATTTCTCGGCGAAGTTGATGGCGGAGTAGGGTGTCGTTTGAGTGTTCATGGCATGGCTCGCGAGTGGGTGCGGTAGGTGCCCACTACGCTAGCGCCGCACCTGCCGACTCGTATTGCACGATCGTGCAAGCACCGCTTGGGCCGGCTACCGGTGCTTGAGCATCTTCAGCCAACGTGCAGGGGAGATGCCGTAGGTCTGTGTGAACAGCCGGGTCATGTGGGCTTGATCAAAGAAGCCGCTCGCAAGCGCCGCATCGATCAGCGACTGACCTGCCAGCATCCGGTTGCGGGCCTCGGTAAGGCGCCGCTGGGTGATGTAGCGGTAGGGGCTGGTGCCGTACAGCGCACGGAAATCACGCGACAGGCTCCAGCGGTCGCGACCACTGGCCTGCACCAGGGCATCCAGCGTGATGCCTTCGCCAAGTGCGTCATGGATAAACGCGCGGGCCCGCTCAGCTGCGACGTAGTCAACGGCCTGCCGACCTCGCGGTTTGCCCGCCGCAGCCTTCAGTGCCTGCGCCAGGTCGTAGATCGCGTCGTCCTCTTCGAGCGGGTCGAGTGCGGCGTCCAGGCTGTAGAGCAGGCGATTGGTCGTTGAAAGCAGCCGAGGATCGTTCGACAGCCCACCCGGTATGAAGGGCAGGGGCTCGCCGCCAAGCACGTCCTGTATCAACGACGGTTCGATGTAGAGCATTCGGTAGCGGAAGCCGGCCTCTGTACCGGCCTCGCCATCATGAATTTCGTCCGGGTGAAGCACGATGGTGCCGCCCGGCAGGCTGTGCCGCATCGATTGCCGATAGTGAAAGCTCTGCACGCCCGACAACGTGCTGCCAATGGCGTAGGTGTCGTGTCGATGGGGCGTATAGCCGTGACCGCGGAAATAGGCTTCGATGCGCTCCATCTTTGTCGATGGCGTGGCGCGCGCAAGCCAGTCGCGGTCGGTGCTGAGTCTGTTCATCGCGCTGCGCTACATGGATACGAGGTTGAAGCATATCCATCGAAAGGGGCGCTTGTTAGCGTGGTCTCGTCGTGGCGGATTGCTTCGTAAGATGAGATCGCCGCAGCTGCTTCCGTCGTATATCGCGAGGCGCTTCCATCTCATAAGTTTCTATCCGCTACCGCTTCCATATTGGCCAAGTTATATTCACAAGTAGTCTGGCCGAAACAAGCACTAGGCTTAAATCGGTCATGACGGCCTTTTTGCATTTTGATCAATTATTGATAAGGAATATTTCATGGCGGATGCAATACAGATTAATACCGAACGCCTGAAAAATACTTTAGACCAAATAAGACTTAACCGTAGTGAAGCTTTAACCATCGACATAATTGAACAGTACATGGGTGGCTTTCATCAAAACAAAGCGGTTCCGCCAACGGATTCGTGGAACGCGCAATTCGGCAAGTATTTGAAAGCGCACCATGCAGAACTTGGTGTTCGTGAGATCGCTGCCGGGCAGAAAGTAAAAGTCAATGGCAGCCTTACCTCATCGTCTCTCTGGGCGCTGAATCACCAACCGGCTGAATGATAAGTAGGGTGCGCCGGGCGGCGATCCGCTTCGGCCCACCAGAATGGCTATCGAGCACAACGTCCGCGTGCCGATCACAGCAAAGTGGCAGCTAGCTCGTTGTGCGAGGGAGGGCGCCCAGGTTCAAGGGCAGCGGTGTACCCAGCCAAGCCGCGTACTCGGCATGCTCTCGGTAGGCATCCCGCGTTTCGGGATGGATCAGGATCGAAAGGCCACGCTGGTTGCACATCAACCAGGGCAATACGCTCGGCATGTCCGCCACTGAAAAGGCCAGCTGATACATCGGCTGGCTATGCGGTCCGACGGGGCGTTCATGCCAGCGCCCGATTCGCACGTCCGGGTATCGCTCCGCGATCTGCGAGCGAATCCACTGCGCCGTCTGCTCCTGTTCGCTCGTCATGAAATAAACGTGTGCGTGGTATCCACAGATGCTTTCAAAGTCTGCCATTTGCGTCGATATCGACGTATCAGATTCTTTCACTTGCCCTCCGGACGGGTCATGTGTGTAGGTAAGTATGGTGTAGGGACCGATAGTTTCAGTGCGCTGCGTGTAAGCGTGGACCAACAGTACAAAGATCGGGATATGGCCGATTGCGTTTCGTGTGGCGGAATCGCCGGAGGCGCTTACGTCGTTAACCGCGACACGGTCGCGGCCATCGCCCCGCGCCGCATACGCCCATCCGAACGTTGAATTACGCTCCGGTTGCTCGTCATTCAGCTATGTAGAGCGGGCGCACCCTGTGCGTTTATCTTTGCAGCAACTGGAGTGCGTCAAATAGCGCCGAGCGTCTGTCGTATCATGCCCGACCGCAACCGCTACTGCCCCGTCCCATGACCACCCTCGAACTCATCGCCTCAATCCTCGGCGTACTTGCCGTCTGGCTCACCGTGCGCCAGAACCCGCTGTGCTGGCCCATCGGGTTGGTGATGGTGTCGCTCTATGGCTGGTTTTTCTTCGAGGCGCGCTTGTATTCGCAGGTGTTGCTCAACGGCGTATTCGCCGCCATGCAATTGTATGGCTGGTGGCAGTGGACGCGGGGCAGCGGTGGGGAAGGCGGGCGGCCTGTCGTGGGTGCGGCGGCAATTGAGGTCGGCACGGGCCTGCTTATGGCAGTGCTGGGCAGTGTCGGGCTGGGTTTGTTGATGGCGACTGCGACTGAAGCGGCCTTCCCCTGGCCGGATGCGACGCTCACCGCGTTCAGCCTGCTGGCGCAGCTGTGGATGGCGCTCAAGCGCTGGCAGTGCTGGGTGTTGTGGATCGTGGTGGACGCGCTCTACGTAGCGTTCTTCCTGTTTCAGGAATACTGGCTCACCGCAGGGCTGTACGGATTGTTCACCCTGCTGGCGGTGATGGGCCTGCGTGAGTGGCGGCGGTCGGGGCTCGCGGCGCAATGAATCGCGATATGCGCGGATGCTTTACGTAGGATGGAATCGCTGGAAGCGCTTCCGTCGTTTATCGAGAAACGGCCGAATCCATCGTCCACACCGCAACCGAGCCAACCTTCCCGACTGTCGGATTACGCCTTTGGCTAATCCAACCTACGTTGGCTGGTGGCGTCCAACAATCGCCGTGTGGCGGAAGCTTTTTGTAGGATGGAATCGCTGCAGGCGCTTCCGTCGTTTATCGCCGGATAAACGCATGCATCGCAACACATCGAAATCGTACCAATTCACCCGATTGTCGGGTTATGCCTTCGGCTAATCCAACCTACGTCGGCTGTGGCGTCGCTGCCGCCCTCATTTGCCAGAGCAGACCGTTCCCCATGTTGTTCAGCCGTTTCGAAAACCTGATCGATGTCTTCAAACCCAGCCCTGACGTCGCGCCGCCGGCCGGCATGCTGCGCTTCTATGCTCACTACCTGAAGCAGGTCTGGCCCTTGATGACCGCCGTAATAGTGGTCGGCTTCTTCGCGGCGTTGATCGAGGTGGCGCTGTTCAGCTTTCTCGGCCAGTTGATCGACATGGCGCAGACGACGAGCGATGCGCGGACCTTCTTCGTCGAGCACCG from the Stutzerimonas stutzeri genome contains:
- a CDS encoding AraC family transcriptional regulator produces the protein MNRLSTDRDWLARATPSTKMERIEAYFRGHGYTPHRHDTYAIGSTLSGVQSFHYRQSMRHSLPGGTIVLHPDEIHDGEAGTEAGFRYRMLYIEPSLIQDVLGGEPLPFIPGGLSNDPRLLSTTNRLLYSLDAALDPLEEDDAIYDLAQALKAAAGKPRGRQAVDYVAAERARAFIHDALGEGITLDALVQASGRDRWSLSRDFRALYGTSPYRYITQRRLTEARNRMLAGQSLIDAALASGFFDQAHMTRLFTQTYGISPARWLKMLKHR
- a CDS encoding DOPA 4,5-dioxygenase family protein is translated as MTSEQEQTAQWIRSQIAERYPDVRIGRWHERPVGPHSQPMYQLAFSVADMPSVLPWLMCNQRGLSILIHPETRDAYREHAEYAAWLGTPLPLNLGALPRTTS
- the pnuC gene encoding nicotinamide riboside transporter PnuC; the encoded protein is MTTLELIASILGVLAVWLTVRQNPLCWPIGLVMVSLYGWFFFEARLYSQVLLNGVFAAMQLYGWWQWTRGSGGEGGRPVVGAAAIEVGTGLLMAVLGSVGLGLLMATATEAAFPWPDATLTAFSLLAQLWMALKRWQCWVLWIVVDALYVAFFLFQEYWLTAGLYGLFTLLAVMGLREWRRSGLAAQ